One genomic region from Candidatus Edwardsbacteria bacterium encodes:
- a CDS encoding peptidyl-prolyl cis-trans isomerase: MVFKKTFALILALALTTAGTLAAKDKVTKEDPEMLLSQMAQLSLKYQDYPQAVSAYHKLMESYPKSKRAKDYTYYLALAYERSNNFQTSAENYQKVVTDYKNAKSDIPGIDSLSLDGVGRCFNKNFKEYAAIINGQPMTKLELDAEMEKVPSHYRAQFEGDAGQKKFLDQIIERQLLYAEAQKQGIINNPETFQRIKDTEQNLLIRGLYDQEVIQKAQPSDKEIKNYYKKNIKEYQTPEQVRASQIEVDNYAQAQKIYQELKSKKGQPFDTLVAKYSTAPNARSNGSLGLINKDQKPSPEPALFKTAKSKYTKVIPTEPRYAVIKLEKKEGKKLHLSWIVTGTADEAKKIIAEIKAAPESFSTIAGKKSLDASKDKGGDLGLVAKGDLSPEIFKAASSLKAGKYTTKPVKYFAKYAIYRIDDKIKAGVRDFQQVQAQISGQLQKERQQALYDGLLKRLKEEAKIEYFIEAPEPAKMEDKPVEKPEPKRKLPKKAKPRK, translated from the coding sequence ATGGTCTTTAAGAAAACCTTTGCGCTTATTTTGGCACTAGCCTTAACCACGGCAGGCACCCTGGCCGCCAAAGACAAAGTCACCAAAGAAGACCCCGAGATGTTATTATCGCAGATGGCCCAGCTGAGCTTGAAATATCAGGACTATCCCCAGGCCGTCTCCGCATATCATAAGCTTATGGAGAGCTACCCCAAGTCGAAAAGGGCCAAGGATTACACCTATTATCTGGCCCTGGCCTACGAGCGGTCCAACAATTTCCAGACCTCCGCCGAGAACTACCAGAAGGTGGTCACCGATTATAAAAACGCCAAATCCGACATCCCCGGCATAGACAGCCTTTCTCTGGACGGGGTCGGCCGCTGTTTCAACAAGAATTTCAAGGAATACGCCGCTATTATCAACGGACAGCCCATGACCAAGCTGGAGCTGGATGCCGAGATGGAGAAGGTCCCCTCCCACTACCGGGCCCAGTTCGAGGGCGATGCCGGACAGAAAAAGTTCCTGGATCAGATCATCGAACGCCAGTTGCTTTACGCCGAGGCTCAGAAGCAGGGCATCATCAACAACCCGGAGACCTTCCAGCGCATCAAGGATACCGAGCAGAATCTGCTGATCAGGGGTTTATATGACCAGGAAGTCATCCAAAAGGCCCAGCCCTCCGACAAGGAAATAAAGAATTACTACAAAAAGAATATCAAGGAGTATCAGACCCCGGAGCAGGTGAGGGCCAGCCAGATCGAGGTTGACAACTATGCCCAGGCCCAGAAGATATACCAGGAATTGAAGTCCAAAAAAGGCCAACCCTTTGATACTTTGGTGGCCAAATACTCCACGGCTCCCAATGCCCGGAGCAACGGCAGCTTGGGACTGATCAACAAGGATCAGAAACCCTCGCCGGAGCCGGCCCTGTTCAAGACAGCCAAGAGCAAATATACCAAGGTGATCCCGACCGAGCCCCGCTATGCAGTGATCAAGCTGGAGAAAAAGGAAGGTAAGAAATTGCATCTAAGCTGGATCGTAACCGGGACCGCGGACGAAGCCAAAAAAATAATCGCGGAGATCAAAGCGGCGCCCGAATCATTCAGCACCATCGCCGGGAAGAAATCCCTGGATGCCAGCAAGGACAAGGGCGGCGATCTGGGCTTGGTGGCCAAGGGCGATTTGTCGCCTGAAATTTTCAAGGCCGCCTCCAGCCTGAAGGCCGGAAAATATACTACCAAGCCGGTCAAATATTTTGCCAAATACGCCATTTATCGCATCGATGATAAGATCAAGGCCGGAGTCAGGGATTTTCAGCAGGTCCAGGCCCAGATAAGCGGGCAGCTCCAGAAAGAGCGCCAGCAGGCCCTTTATGACGGATTGTTGAAGAGGCTAAAGGAAGAGGCCAAGATAGAATATTTTATCGAAGCCCCAGAGCCGGCCAAGATGGAAGACAAACCTGTTGAAAAACCGGAGCCCAAGAGAAAACTCCCAAAGAAGGCTAAACCCAGAAAGTAA
- the galT gene encoding galactose-1-phosphate uridylyltransferase encodes MPELRKDPIIGRWVIISTERGKRPVDYEVVPEPAKKGGCPFCYGNESLTPPEIMAVRPPGSPPNGPGWQLRVVPNKFPALRVEGQLDKSGEGLYDKMTGIGAHEIFIESPVHDLHLADMETDHIAELLQAFVARMQDLKRDTRLKYLMIFKNQGFRAGATMEHSHSQLIATPIVPKTIKEELEGSLEYYKYKERCVFCDIIKQEIEDTRRLVIENDRFISIVPYAARFPFETWILPKNHLSTFEDSAVPDLKILAEILKGTLLRMNRSVNTPPYNLVLHTAPCDRPKIDHYHWHIEIMPRLTRVAGFERGTGFYINPTPPEEAAAFLREIDIS; translated from the coding sequence ATGCCTGAATTAAGAAAAGATCCCATCATCGGCCGCTGGGTCATCATCTCCACCGAAAGAGGCAAACGGCCGGTTGATTACGAAGTGGTTCCTGAGCCAGCCAAGAAAGGCGGGTGTCCCTTTTGCTACGGCAACGAGTCGCTTACTCCTCCGGAGATCATGGCCGTCCGGCCGCCCGGTTCTCCTCCCAACGGCCCGGGATGGCAGCTCCGGGTAGTGCCCAACAAGTTCCCGGCCCTCCGGGTTGAAGGCCAGTTGGATAAATCCGGCGAAGGGCTTTACGACAAAATGACCGGCATTGGAGCCCATGAGATTTTTATCGAAAGCCCGGTGCATGACCTTCATCTGGCCGATATGGAGACGGACCACATCGCGGAGCTACTGCAGGCCTTTGTGGCCCGGATGCAGGATTTGAAGCGCGATACCAGGCTGAAATATCTGATGATCTTCAAAAACCAGGGGTTCCGGGCCGGGGCCACCATGGAGCACAGCCATTCCCAGCTGATCGCCACACCCATCGTCCCCAAGACCATCAAGGAGGAATTGGAGGGATCCCTGGAATATTATAAATACAAAGAACGCTGCGTTTTCTGTGATATCATCAAGCAGGAGATCGAGGATACCCGCCGGCTGGTCATTGAGAACGACAGATTCATCAGTATCGTCCCCTATGCCGCCCGGTTTCCTTTCGAGACTTGGATATTGCCAAAGAATCATCTATCCACTTTTGAGGACAGTGCCGTTCCTGATCTGAAAATACTAGCCGAAATCCTTAAAGGAACGCTATTGCGCATGAATCGCTCGGTCAACACCCCGCCCTATAATCTGGTCCTCCACACCGCCCCCTGTGATCGGCCCAAAATTGACCACTATCACTGGCATATAGAGATCATGCCACGCTTGACCAGGGTGGCAGGATTTGAAAGGGGCACCGGATTTTATATAAATCCCACCCCGCCGGAGGAGGCGGCTGCTTTCTTAAGGGAGATCGATATAAGTTGA
- the glgA gene encoding glycogen synthase GlgA, producing the protein MTERPLNIITISSEMVPFAKTGGLADVAGSLAQMYQQAGHRSIAIMPSYQAIDKNKMPLEPTGIEFDVPIGHNREKINVLSSRAVTGVTTYLIDHPYFSNRPELYGTALGDYHDNAQRFILFARASLELIIRLGLNPDIIHCHDWQSGLIPVYLKNIYDNNPVFKDARTVFTIHNLAFQGLFPPETMLTAGLPWSIFHIDGLEFYGKMNFLKGGLSFSDHITTVSPNYAREILTPEFGCGLHGLLNILQHKLTGIINGIDYSEWNPRTDGFLPARYDATDFANKQIAKRLLCKRFGLEYQAEKPLLGMVSRLSAQKGLDIMAECLPRLFESNLDIAVLGTGDIGYHELLTNRKQQHPERLGLKLAFDNEMAHLTYAGSDMFLMPSRYEPCGLGQLIALRYGAIPIVRNTGGLADTVVDYHQGLQKANGFTFNEYSPAAFSGAIARAMDLYEDPPLWRQLMARAMSCDYSWEASARKYLELFYKLK; encoded by the coding sequence TTGACCGAACGACCGTTGAATATCATAACCATCTCTTCCGAGATGGTCCCCTTTGCCAAAACCGGAGGGCTGGCCGATGTGGCCGGCTCCCTGGCCCAGATGTACCAACAAGCGGGGCATCGGTCCATTGCCATCATGCCGTCTTATCAGGCTATCGATAAAAATAAGATGCCGCTTGAACCGACCGGCATCGAATTCGACGTTCCGATAGGCCACAATAGAGAGAAGATAAATGTCCTCAGTTCCCGAGCCGTTACCGGTGTCACCACCTACCTCATAGACCACCCATATTTCAGCAACCGCCCAGAACTGTATGGCACAGCCCTGGGCGATTATCATGATAACGCCCAGAGGTTCATCCTGTTTGCCCGGGCCTCGCTGGAGTTGATCATCCGGCTTGGGCTAAACCCTGATATCATCCATTGCCACGATTGGCAGAGTGGCCTGATCCCGGTTTATCTCAAGAATATTTATGACAATAACCCCGTTTTCAAGGATGCCAGAACGGTCTTCACTATCCATAATCTGGCCTTCCAGGGGTTATTTCCGCCCGAAACCATGCTTACGGCCGGTCTGCCCTGGTCCATCTTCCACATTGACGGCCTTGAATTCTACGGCAAGATGAATTTTTTAAAGGGTGGCTTGTCGTTCTCCGACCACATCACCACGGTCAGCCCCAATTATGCCCGGGAGATACTGACCCCGGAGTTCGGATGCGGCCTGCACGGGCTGTTGAATATCCTGCAGCACAAACTTACCGGGATCATCAACGGCATAGATTACTCAGAGTGGAACCCTCGAACCGACGGGTTTCTGCCGGCCAGGTACGATGCAACGGATTTTGCCAACAAACAGATCGCTAAAAGGCTTCTTTGCAAGAGATTCGGCCTGGAATACCAGGCCGAAAAACCCCTATTGGGAATGGTCTCGCGGCTGTCCGCTCAAAAGGGCCTGGATATAATGGCCGAATGTCTGCCCCGTTTATTTGAAAGCAATCTGGATATCGCAGTTCTGGGCACCGGAGATATCGGATACCATGAACTGCTTACCAACCGGAAGCAGCAGCATCCGGAACGACTCGGCCTGAAGCTGGCCTTTGACAACGAAATGGCCCACCTGACCTATGCTGGCTCGGATATGTTTCTGATGCCCTCCCGTTATGAGCCCTGCGGTCTGGGGCAGTTGATAGCTCTAAGATACGGTGCCATACCCATAGTCAGGAACACCGGCGGCCTGGCCGATACCGTGGTCGATTACCACCAGGGCCTTCAAAAAGCCAACGGATTCACTTTTAATGAATATTCCCCAGCGGCTTTTTCCGGGGCGATCGCCAGAGCCATGGATCTTTATGAGGATCCACCTTTGTGGCGTCAGCTGATGGCCAGGGCCATGTCCTGCGATTATTCATGGGAGGCATCGGCCCGGAAATATCTGGAATTGTTTTATAAATTAAAGTAA